The following proteins come from a genomic window of Polyangiaceae bacterium:
- a CDS encoding pantoate--beta-alanine ligase has protein sequence MVQVVHTVAELRTACDAVRAKGGRVGLVPTMGALHEGHVALVEQAARRTSQVVVTVFVNPTQFGPNEDFDKYPRTLDADVAASAAAGASLVFAPAITEMYPPGERTRVIVSGLTEHLCGRSRPGHFEGVATVVTKLFAAVGPCVAVFGRKDYQQLKVIERMARDLLLPVEIVGHPTVREADGLAKSSRNAYLSKEDRERARAIPQALAHAVQRFGAGERRSSAIGEDVRARLTQAGLRIDYVTLADPETIAPIEGASEARALLAVAAFAGATRLIDNVVLGEDPAPVGVS, from the coding sequence AGGGCGGCCGCGTGGGCCTGGTTCCCACCATGGGGGCGCTGCACGAAGGGCACGTGGCGTTGGTCGAGCAGGCCGCTCGCCGGACGAGCCAGGTGGTGGTCACCGTGTTCGTCAATCCCACGCAGTTCGGTCCCAACGAGGACTTCGACAAGTATCCACGCACCCTCGATGCCGACGTGGCAGCGTCGGCGGCCGCAGGTGCGTCTCTCGTCTTCGCTCCCGCCATCACGGAAATGTATCCCCCCGGAGAGCGCACTCGGGTGATCGTCTCCGGACTCACCGAGCACCTGTGCGGCCGCTCTCGCCCCGGGCATTTCGAGGGCGTGGCGACCGTGGTCACCAAGCTGTTTGCAGCCGTCGGGCCCTGCGTCGCGGTGTTCGGCCGCAAGGACTACCAGCAGCTGAAGGTCATCGAGCGCATGGCTCGGGACCTACTCTTGCCCGTGGAAATCGTCGGCCATCCGACCGTGCGTGAGGCCGATGGCCTCGCGAAGAGCTCCCGCAACGCCTACCTCTCCAAGGAAGATCGCGAGCGAGCGCGAGCGATCCCGCAGGCCTTGGCCCACGCGGTGCAGCGTTTCGGAGCGGGCGAGCGTCGCTCCAGCGCCATTGGCGAGGACGTGCGGGCGCGTCTGACGCAGGCAGGCCTGCGGATCGACTACGTGACGCTCGCGGACCCCGAAACCATCGCCCCCATCGAAGGCGCCAGCGAGGCGCGCGCGCTGTTGGCCGTCGCGGCCTTCGCCGGCGCTACCCGCCTGATCGACAACGTGGTGCTGGGGGAGGATCCTGCCCCCGTGGGGGTGTCGTGA
- the tmk gene encoding dTMP kinase: MVVEGIDGAGTTTHSKRLSKELRRRGHDVRLTCEPTAGPIGGLIRQVLQRRLFVPDATGPRAFAWSTMALLFAADRLDHLDSMIIPALREGAIVISDRYDLSSLAYQSVTAPGGPEVVPWIRELNKRALRPDLTVVIDVPAEIAAERRGNRGGSEELFENMEIQRRLATVYAEAEELIPEDRVVHISGVGSVEEVGERLVAAVDAG; the protein is encoded by the coding sequence ATCGTGGTGGAGGGCATCGACGGCGCCGGGACGACGACCCACAGCAAGCGCTTGTCGAAGGAGCTCCGACGGCGTGGCCACGACGTGCGTCTCACCTGTGAGCCGACCGCCGGCCCCATCGGTGGGCTCATTCGTCAGGTGCTCCAGCGCCGCTTGTTCGTACCGGACGCGACCGGGCCACGGGCGTTCGCGTGGTCCACGATGGCGCTCTTGTTCGCTGCGGATCGTCTCGACCACCTCGACAGCATGATCATCCCGGCGCTCCGGGAAGGGGCCATCGTGATCAGCGATCGCTACGATCTGTCGAGCCTCGCCTACCAGTCCGTGACAGCGCCGGGAGGCCCCGAGGTCGTGCCCTGGATCCGCGAGCTCAACAAGCGGGCGCTACGTCCGGATCTCACCGTCGTGATCGACGTGCCCGCGGAGATCGCTGCCGAGCGTCGGGGCAACCGCGGCGGGAGCGAGGAGCTGTTCGAGAACATGGAAATCCAGCGCCGCCTCGCTACCGTGTACGCCGAGGCCGAGGAGCTGATCCCCGAGGACCGCGTGGTCCACATCTCCGGCGTGGGCAGCGTGGAAGAGGTCGGCGAGCGCCTGGTGGCCGCCGTCGACGCCGGCTGA